The Trichosurus vulpecula isolate mTriVul1 chromosome 4, mTriVul1.pri, whole genome shotgun sequence genome contains a region encoding:
- the LOC118848003 gene encoding 60S ribosomal protein L18a-like: MKASGTLREYKVVGRCLPTPKSPVPPLYRMRIFAPNHVVAKSRFWYFVSQLKKMKKSSGEIVYCGQVFEKSPLRVKNFGIWLRYDSRSGTHNMYREYRDLTTAGAVTQCYRDMGARHRARAHSIRIMKVEEIPASKCRRPAVKQFHDSKIKFPLPHRVLRRQHKPRFTTKRPNTFF; the protein is encoded by the coding sequence ATGAAGGCCTCGGGCACCCTGAGAGAGTATAAGGTAGTTGGACGCTGCCTGCCTACTCCCAAGAGTCCAGTGCCGCCTCTTTATCGGATGCGGATCTTTGCTCCTAACCATGTTGTAGCAAAGTCCCGATTCTGGTACTTCGTTTCTCAgctgaaaaagatgaagaagtctTCTGGAGAAATTGTATACTGTGGACAGGTCTTTGAAAAGTCCCCTCTTAGAGTGAAAAATTTTGGCATCTGGCTGCGCTACGATTCCAGGAGTGGGACCCACAACATGTACAGGGAGTACAGGGACCTGACCACCGCTGGTGCTGTCACTCAGTGCTACCGAGATATGGGAGCCCGTCACCGTGCCCGGGCTCACTCTATCCGGATCATGAAAGTGGAAGAAATTCCTGCCAGCAAGTGCCGCCGGCCCGCAGTCAAGCAGTTTCACGATTCCAAAATCAAGTTCCCTCTGCCCCACAGAGTGCTACGGCGTCAGCACAAACCACGCTTTACTACCAAGAGACCCAACACCTTCTTCTAA